One region of Tachysurus vachellii isolate PV-2020 chromosome 11, HZAU_Pvac_v1, whole genome shotgun sequence genomic DNA includes:
- the LOC132853790 gene encoding solute carrier family 26 member 6-like, giving the protein MEIEQYVKQRVGYRIQRDIMDEFKVDELAEKSEVHTPMIKKIKESIRCSGPCVKSCFLSCIPLLSWLPRYPLRENAFGDLVSGISVGIMHLPQGMAYALLAAVPPVFGLYSSFYPILLYFIFGSSKHISVGTYAVMSVMIGSVTERMAPDSDFMMFSNSSNSSVIDTVTRDNERVKIAAAVTCLSGIFQLLLGLVQFGFVVTYLSEPLVRAYTTAASIHVIVSQIKYTFGINPNRYSGPLSLIYTVLDACSLLGGTNIGTLVVSIVTIIGLIIAKEINTFLSRKLPVPLPVELFAIIIATVVSWRFDFKTLYNVDVVGTIPSGLQAPVLPEFSMMGSMIGDAFALAVVGYGIAISLGRIFALKYGYKVDSNQELIAFGLSNSIGGVFQCFAISCSMSRTMVQISTGGKTQVAGALSALVMLVILLKIGELFEELPKAVLAAVIYVNLHGMLKQFGDIRILWRSNKVDMLVWVMTFIFTVLLNPDLGLAASIAFSMLTVIFRTQLPKYSLLGQIPGTDIYKPIEDYNKVTQIPGLVIFRCSATLYFANAEMYTEHLYEKSGVDVPKLLSRKKKLEAKRLRKEKKEAKRAKKQAKREASEMSDNEDRYEVAVVMSPEFDQHSDPTIPKAIILDLSPVNFLDTVGVKTLRNIHKDFGEAGINVFISGCQRCVTDSLEKGDFFNDKVTKAILFTTVHDAVLHYQEQSIQEPKLATHF; this is encoded by the exons ATGGAAATAGAACAGTATGTAAAGCAGAGGGTGGGATACCGCATCCAGCGGGACATCATGGATGAATTCAAAGTTGATGAACTTGCAGAAAAATCAGAAGTCCACACACCAATGATTAAGAAAATTAAGGAGTCTATAAG GTGTTCTGGTCCTTGTGTGAAGAGTTGCTTTCTGTCGTGTATTCCCCTGCTGTCATGGCTGCCACGGTACCCACTCAGAGAAAACGCTTTCGGAGACCTTGTCTCAGGAATCAGTGTGGGCATCATGCACCTGCCACAAG gAATGGCGTATGCACTGCTAGCTGCTGTCCCACCTGTGTTTGGCCTTTACTCATCTTTCTACCCGATCCTTCTCTACTTCATCTTTGGGAGTTCTAAGCACATCTCAGTGG GTACATACGCAGTTATGAGTGTGATGATCGGTAGTGTGACAGAGCGCATGGCTCCAGATTCAGACTTCATGATGTTTAGCAACAGCTCCAACAGCAGTGTGATAGACACTGTGACCCGGGACAACGAGAGGGTCAAGATTGCTGCAGCTGTCACCTGTCTATCTGGCATCTTTCAG ttgctCTTAGGCCTGGTGCAATTTGGATTTGTGGTGACGTATCTTTCTGAACCTTTGGTTAGAGCCTACACTACAGCAGCATCCATTCATGTCATTGTGTCCCAGATAAAATACACGTTTGGAATCAACCCAAACCGCTACAGTGGACCTCTCTCACTTATATAC ACGGTGTTGGATGCGTGTTCTTTGCTGGGTGGGACAAACATTGGGACACTGGTTGTGAGCATTGTAACCATTATCGGTCTGATCATAGCTAAGGAAATAAATACTTTTCTGTCACGCAAACTTCCTGTTCCTCTACCCGTTGAGCTGTTTGCT attATTATAGCTACTGTAGTGTCATGGAGATTTGATTTCAAGACTTTGTACAATGTGGACGTTGTAGGTACGATACCGTCAGG TCTGCAGGCTCCTGTGTTGCCTGAGTTCTCTATGATGGGATCTATGATTGGTGATGCGTTTGCTCTGGCTGTTGTGGGTTACGGTATCGCCATCTCTCTTGGCCGAATCTTTGCTCTCAAATATGGCTACAAAGTCGACAGCAATCAG GAGCTGATAGCATTTGGACTGAGCAACTCGATCGGTGGCGTGTTCCAGTGCTTCGCCATCAGCTGCTCAATGTCTCGCACTATGGTGCAAATTAGTACAGGGGGAAAGACGCAG GTTGCAGGTGCTCTCTCTGCTTTAGTGATGCTTGTGATTTTGCTAAAGATTGGCGAACTCTTTGAAGAACTGCCAAAG GCTGTTTTGGCTGCTGTTATCTATGTGAATCTGCATGGGATGTTGAAGCAGTTCGGAGACATTCGAATACTTTGGAGGAGCAACAAAGTGGacatg CTTGTTTGGGTAATGACATTCATCTTCACTGTGCTGTTAAATCCTGATCTGGGGTTGGCTGCGTCCATCGCTTTCTCCATGCTCACTGTCATATTCAGGACACAGCT ACCAAAGTATTCTCTGCTCGGGCAGATACCTGGCACTGATATCTACAAACCCATAGAGGACTATAACAAG gttaCACAGATTCCAGGTCTTGTGATTTTCCGCTGCTCTGCTACACTGTATTTTGCGAATGCAGAGATGTATACAGAACACCTCTATGAGAAg agtggGGTAGATGTGCCTAAACTCCTCTCACGCAAGAAGAAGCTAGAAGCAAAGAGACtcaggaaagagaagaaagaggcaAAACgagcaaaaaaacaagcaaag AGGGAGGCTTCAGAAATGTCAGACAATGAAGACAGATATGAGGTTGCAGTAGTTATGAGTCCAGAGTTTGACCAGCACTCTGACCCCACTATACCCAAGGCCATCATCCTCGACCTGAGTCCAGTGAACTTCCTGGATACAGTGGGAGTGAAAACATTGCGCAAT ATCCATAAAGACTTTGGGGAAGCTGGAATCAATGTGTTCATATCAGGATGTCAAC